AGACCATAACGGAAAATCTGGTAACAATAAGCGCACGTAGAAATATTATGATGTAAGTATTAGttgatttattacaataaatgttaACTTTTGCTTTGCCTAACTATTACTCACATATGCTCTTATTACTCTTAATGCAATATTGACTGTTTAGGTCATGGAAAGTCTTCTTGGGTGAAAACCATATGGAACCGTTGACAACTATTTCATCAAGTGGATCTGTAACATCGAAACTTGAAAGGTCAAACTCTGAAGGTAGTAGTTACAGCAGTAGTGTGTCTACCTGTAAATCCGGTGAAGCTTCTCATAAGAAAGTATTactcaataaaaattgaatattgaattaatgCTGATTTATAGaccgttaatttaatttgtaagcCCTAAAAAATTGACTAATAGTCGCCTAAAAGCCCTAAAAAATAGACTAAATTATTCTCTTCATATTCGACTGTGATTTGTCAATTTCTTAGAACTTACAGATTAAATCAACCGTTACAGCCTCCATAAATTAGCTTTTGGACATTACAGTgagacataaaaaatatttgtacttttaGGTAAACGCAAAGCCACTGTTAAATCAACCACTATACAAACGCTAATAGAAATGCGCCAAAGAGCtgaggaaaaaaaagcaaagagACACAAAGAAAGAATGGATATAGAAAACAACATGTTGGCAAAACTGAATAAACTTTTAGAGAAGAAGTAAATACCTCAATGTTACAAAACCAGTTGCAAAGTTTGGAAAAGTGCAATTCCtacgaaagtttgatttttattcaacatatatattctattatatattattttattacacgcacgttaattttattattaatatattctctttTACGTTCCCtagtgaaaatgtaaaatcggagcgtaagttgaatgtaaagggagagtaagagcgtaagtcgaatgtaaagggagagtaatagaagcgttaacaaaccttctacgaagcgtaaattggaacaatgaaatgtaaaagaagcgttaacacttcttttgtttcattgtttcaatttacacttcgtagaaggtttgttaacgcttctatcATTCTCCCTTTACATTCAACTTACGCTccaattttccattttcaccAGGGTTATATCGTGAACAAAGtgataactaaaatttaatttattaacattaaatagtatataaagtaGGTATATAAGAAAGGTATGtagaagattaaaaattaaaaaataaaaaatgaaaagaggTAATAATTAAACCAaagattacattataattttgtaaagtttttagttcttatacaataaatattaaccaATTTGCATAGTAAattgtagttttttattctaaataaatgaatatgtaCCAGTTATACATTTCTTAGTTGTAATCTTTGAGCTATTAAATCTCGCTTTGCAACACCTACATGAGCAGCATCGtacatattttcattattggcCACACTATCTATCACATCTACGTCTTCAAtcatttctatattaaaatcgTCATTTTTCATTAGACACACATTATGTAATACACAACAGGCAAGAATATGCAATGGAATTAAGTCCACTCTATCCATTGCGAGTGTTGTAGAAGGCTTTGAAAACGTTCCTTTAATAGTCCGAAAGCTCTTTCAATAGCAATTCTCGTAGAAGCATgacaaaagttataatttcGTTGACGTTGTGTCATATGGCCATTGTCTCGATACGGTGTTagcaaatttttatgcaatttatagGCTAGATCTCCAACTAACCGTGGCACTCTTGtggaaattttgacacatctCCAAGGTAGGATTGTACTTTCGACAGACGAAACACTTGCTGATCATGTACCGACCCCACATGTCCAACATAACAATGAATAAATTTGCAAGTGTGGTAACAAATAGCCTGCAACAAAAGATATGCAAACCAATATAGATTACATAAAATTGGCATGAAAAGCATTAACACTGGAATtcccaataaaattattgaagtagaaaatattaccTGAAGTTGGATTGAGTGATGACCTTTGCGATTGACATACGCTTCTGGATAATCTTTGGGAGCTGGAATATTGATGTGTGTACCATCAATAGCACCAATGACTTTAGGAAATCTACTGGTAGCTTCAAATCCTGCCCACACTTGACCAACTCGTTCATTTGTAGGCCATTTAATTACCATAGGTGCCAGCTCATTAAGTGAATTTATGATACGTCTTGTTATATACAATGCGGTACTTCTACCGACATTAAATTGATCGGAAATGGACCTGaagattaaaacaaaaatatataacagttGTTTTCTAGTTAAGGctcctggggctcgattcttgaattcattcgcaagagaaacgtatgcgcaaatatctgttcttacagaaatgttgcaagtttattggttaaaatcCATatgatagccaataaatttccaacttttctgtaagaacagaatttgcgaatacgtttcttttgcgaatgaattcaagaatcaagCCCCTAGGCTTTTGCCGCCGTTATGTGAGATTATGACATCAGAGGCAGGAAATAGGGGAACGTCCAGATGCGCACAATGCAAAATGGACactataaaataacatacttCAGATTACTTCAGcacactttaaaaatactctGAGAACTATTCTTTTCTCTTCATAAACAGccgtaaaattaatgtaatacaaAATCATACGGGagcgcacagtaacaaacggacaccaccaatcagattGCTAGGTTGGTTAAAGTTATgatgaatttatagaatttgattggtggtgtctgtttgttactgtgcgcatctgggactcactcaatCGTGCGCCGGCACATAAGCActcatattacatttattttatggcTGTTTCTTAACATAAGCATCACTCTGTTTCTGTTGCCGACATGTCAAACAAAGTAAGATTGATGCTTGTGTTGACTGATGTCACTGATCATGTTCAGCAAAATTGTgaacttatttattatcttaaagAATCCGGAGTCGCTAATCGCCACAACGTCAACAAACACTGTTTGCGTGGAGAAATCATAGGTGCTCCGTctgttttttctcttaatagtATCGGCTCAATAATGGACAGAAGATATTCGAAGATCTCAGGAAGTATCCTAAATTATGCATTAGTCATTTATTGTTTATCAGTTAGATATTACATTCTCCATTTAAATCTGTACTAAACTGTTTACCATTAACTTTTTgatagagaaatatttttaggaagatatttatgtaactgaTACCTGAAATAAGTCTTGAAATCTTGATTTGTCAACCATGGCACTACAGTTTCAACATAATTTTGTACTCtgaacactttttttttttatttaacattttttccaatatttcaagttcatcATCGCTGTCACTTGATGACATATCTACCAACTCCCGTAGAGCATTGCagtgttattattgttaccaAATCTCTTTGATTTGCCTCCATTGTTTGATTGCTGGAGTTTTGTGCTTGACGCGATTCTCCGCGGTATATACGGGAGTAATATCCTTCCGAGGCTCAGACACGTGCCTTACCATGGAATCGGCGAATCTTGAGTCCTCGGTGGTGAGATGCAGCTGCCTCCTCAGCTCGGGATCGATCGCCTCTATCTGTATGTTTTCAACcttttataaatgcaatattcgattataagtcaaaccgtttatatttacattccATCCCTATTCAAATACACATCTAACATTTAAGTTTACCTCGACTAGCACATCGATAGCTTCTTTATAGTATAAACAGTATATTTATAGCGCCTACGATATATtcctaaataattaatgtcccTCAAAAGATTCAAATATTCGCTTCAATTTCTTTCGAAATTAAGTAACTTTAGATTATAAGCACTATAATATAACCTAAGTTACCTAAACGCAAACGTAAGCACCATAACACATAATGCCAACGCTACGCTAATGCCGTTCATGGAGTTTGCTATCGCTTTCGCGCTATTGGCTCTGTGAACAGTTTTGATAGCGTTAATAGCGGGTCTGTTTGCGtcacatgctccgacatgctcctattcaccccaacgcactccaatacgttgattccgatgacgtcaacctattagaatgcgttggagtgagtaggatcatgtcggggcatggcgacgcgaacaaaccaagCGTCTTCCcaatatataacatgtttcaAACTCAAGTCAGAAACGAGATATCAAAACAGTGCCactatttattgaaattggcTCAAGTTAATATAAAGCCTCGTTTACAATGAGTCATTAGTCGTTGgttgtaagaaatttaaccaatcatgtttgtttatttttctctaagaTTAACTGTTATTGGCTAGATTTCTTACAACCAACGACTAACGACTTATTGTAGACGAAGTATAAAGTCTTgtctacagaagtcgcaaACAGCCACTTGTGACTTGCGTATATGCATATTGATTTTTGTAGGGTCGAAACCGCTCCTTGTGGAGAGATCTCGTGGTTTCGGATAGGAAtggaaatgttaaataaaaatgcgtaTTTTTGagccaatattttaaaagatttattggcTCGTGGGGAAAAGCCTTGCGGCATAAAAACCCCAAATAGACAAAATTTGTGGAAGTCGTATTAAGTGAGACGTATAATCGGGTAGATCATGAAGATCATATATGTCGTATTGTACGTATAATCGTATAGATCATGAAGATCGCATGTCGTAGTACCACTATAATTATCGGGGCCCCGAATCGTATAAATcgtatatgaaattattcgtATATGAGTCGCATGTGGTCTTCCATTTTCGGGTGAAGACAAGTCGGGAAATATTCCCTTAAATGGGCCGAAGCCCCGTATATGAACACCTTGCTCacttaactaataaaatagaaatatacgTGTGAAAAGACTCTAAACCCCTGTGAGGTAATTCGCGCTCTTGACCGAATATCGATTGCACAGATTCACTCGCGATAAAGGTATAATCGCGATCGCGTACACGGAAGAAGTGAAGTGAAACGGGCCCTTGCCCTTCTATTTATCCCCTCTCGCGGCGCTTCCGAATCTCGGCTAAATCGTCGACCCTCGCGTAGAATCGATATATCTCGAGTCGATATTGACTGCTCTCATCGACCGTCCGATACGCGCGCCATCACCCATCATGTCGCCTCATGCGCGCAGTTACATCGGtcacgaaagaaaaataaaataattgaattcgACCAActaaataattgtttgttacaaaataaagttaattgtTTGTTCcgcaaataaattagaataaaataaaaatacgcgGAACATCCTCCCCCTCTTGAGAGTGTAGCGATCAAAATAAGCGCATATCCAATTTGTGAGCAAGGTGATCGCATGTagtaatattgaataatataatatcgaatataataatatcgaatataataatatcgaatataataatatcgaaTATAATATCGAATCACGAAACATTTGGCAGCGGACAAATTAGTTTAGCGTTGCGTTGGAAGGTTCCTTGAGCCGTCTTGACGGTAACGACTCTGATCATGCCGTCATTTCCGGGGTGAGTTTCCACAACACGCCCCAGCGGCCATCGCATACACGGCTGGTCCTTGTCAATTAGGATAACCACCGCGTCCTGTTGTAATCCGGTGTCGGAACCAATCCATTTCTGCCGTTTTTGTAACTCGTTAAGGTATTCAATATGCCACCTGCTCCAAAAATCCTGGCGGGCCTTGGTTATTAATCGCCAGGATGTTAGGCGATTTTCTGGAACAGACGTATAATCATTTTCCGGCAGCATCGTGAAGGGTCGCCCTACTAGCAGATGAGCGGGTGTTAATGCTATAGGATCATTTGGATCGGTGGATATCGGACACAGAGGTCTTGAATTTAATATAGCCTCAATCTCTATTGCCAAGGTGTTTAATTCTTCGTATATGAATAAACGATCGCCTACTACTCGTTTTAGATGGTGTTTAAACGATTTGACTGCCGCTTCCCATATGCCTCCGAAATGAGGTGAAAGTGGTGGATTGAAGTGCCAAGAAATTTTCTTGGATGTGGCAAACTCGTCAATTTGTGTTTTAAACTCGTCGGATTTGAATAATGCGTATAATTCGCGTAATTGGTTGTTCGCGCCTACGAAATTAGTCCCGTTGTCTGAATAAATGTGAGCGGGTATACTTCTTCGTCCTATGAATCGTTTTAACGCTGCGAGAAACGCTTCTGTTGTGAGATCGCTGACGATCTCGATGTGCACGGCTTTTACCGACATGCAAATAAACACGCAGCCGTATACTTTTATGCGGTTTCGATTTCGATATTTCTTTTCCTTGATAAACATGGGACCAAAAAAATCAACGCCCGTATGATGAAATGGGGTGACGTTATCTTCGACTCTGGCTTTCGGTAAATTTGCCATTTTATATTCTACGGGTGTTGCGCGAAAT
Above is a window of Monomorium pharaonis isolate MP-MQ-018 chromosome 10, ASM1337386v2, whole genome shotgun sequence DNA encoding:
- the LOC105840156 gene encoding putative nuclease HARBI1 — its product is MVIKWPTNERVGQVWAGFEATSRFPKVIGAIDGTHINIPAPKDYPEAYVNRKGHHSIQLQAICYHTCKFIHCYVGHVGSVHDQQVFRLSKVQSYLGDVSKFPQECHG
- the LOC118644088 gene encoding uncharacterized protein LOC118644088; this encodes MIILHWLKRSPDALKVFESNRVREIQEICRDAEWRHVRSENNPADALSRSQLPREFLRNKSWFNGPSWLRRSENNWPTSLEVPIKELPGLKKGICLISQTYSDDIFLRFSFYTRMIRTIAYCLRMSPSKRAKGALSIQEIIEAETRILQIIQGTRFADEIKRRSNSKEIKGTRLASLNPIIDNNKLLRVGGRLQNANIPLAQKHSILLPSHHHVTDLIIRETHEKNHHPGIQSTLYTIRHRFWLLDGKNQVRKIVRRCVRCIRFRATPVEYKMANLPKARVEDNVTPFHHTGVDFFGPMFIKEKKYRNRNRIKVYGCVFICMSVKAVHIEIVSDLTTEAFLAALKRFIGRRSIPAHIYSDNGTNFVGANNQLRELYALFKSDEFKTQIDEFATSKKISWHFNPPLSPHFGGIWEAAVKSFKHHLKRVVGDRLFIYEELNTLAIEIEAILNSRPLCPISTDPNDPIALTPAHLLVGRPFTMLPENDYTSVPENRLTSWRLITKARQDFWSRWHIEYLNELQKRQKWIGSDTGLQQDAVVILIDKDQPCMRWPLGRVVETHPGNDGMIRVVTVKTAQGTFQRNAKLICPLPNVS